From a single Cnuibacter physcomitrellae genomic region:
- a CDS encoding DUF4190 domain-containing protein, which produces MTDTSGADERPETTTPSDGSDATGSTAPAASGQEPFAPPAPRFTPPSGDPAPSGYSAPPPSGYSAPPAPGADASSGYQAPPPSGYQAPPPPGQGYPSAPPSAGQGYQAPPPPAASYPSSGQSPTPPPSSSYQAPPPAAPAAPVAQPSYQAPPPPASGGYGAPNPNAAPAYGQSPYGGPSGAPGYGQGVPTQPPGSVPPGSLPPGAVPPPGYYGGYPAPPSAQTNVLAIITIIAAFVFSPVGIVTGHIALSQIKRTHEGGQGLAKAGLIVSYVFTGIAVLGIIAYVLIFVIFFATVGLGTATYSSY; this is translated from the coding sequence ATGACCGACACCAGCGGCGCCGACGAACGGCCCGAGACCACGACCCCGAGCGACGGATCGGACGCGACCGGATCCACCGCTCCCGCCGCCTCCGGACAGGAGCCGTTCGCGCCTCCCGCACCGCGGTTCACGCCGCCGTCGGGAGACCCCGCGCCCTCGGGGTACTCGGCCCCGCCGCCGTCGGGATACTCGGCGCCCCCGGCGCCGGGCGCTGACGCGTCGTCGGGCTATCAGGCCCCGCCGCCGTCCGGCTACCAGGCGCCTCCGCCTCCCGGCCAGGGATACCCGTCCGCCCCGCCGTCCGCGGGTCAGGGGTATCAGGCGCCCCCGCCCCCGGCGGCGTCGTACCCGTCGTCGGGGCAGTCTCCGACGCCTCCGCCGTCCTCCTCGTACCAGGCACCCCCGCCTGCGGCTCCGGCCGCGCCCGTGGCTCAGCCGTCGTACCAGGCGCCCCCACCGCCGGCATCCGGAGGATACGGCGCACCGAACCCGAACGCCGCACCGGCGTACGGCCAGTCGCCGTACGGCGGGCCGAGCGGCGCTCCGGGCTACGGACAGGGCGTCCCGACGCAGCCGCCGGGATCGGTCCCCCCGGGGTCGCTGCCCCCGGGAGCGGTGCCCCCGCCCGGCTACTACGGGGGATACCCGGCGCCGCCGTCCGCGCAGACCAACGTGCTGGCGATCATCACGATCATCGCCGCGTTCGTCTTCTCGCCGGTCGGCATCGTGACCGGGCACATCGCCCTCAGCCAGATCAAGCGCACGCACGAGGGCGGTCAGGGCCTGGCGAAGGCCGGTCTGATCGTGAGCTACGTGTTCACCGGCATCGCAGTGCTCGGCATCATCGCGTACGTCCTGATCTTCGTCATCTTCTTCGCGACGGTGGGTTTGGGCACGGCGACGTACTCCTCCTACTAG
- a CDS encoding THUMP-like domain-containing protein: protein MDSAELARLLTPEALRLLDEVDGSRPVDEVNRLRRAGHSPDLVAAVVSQAALRVRARAKFGPFADRMLFTPAGLEQATRLRVAALHAGRFRDAGLGRVADLGCGIGSDALALSAIDVAVRAVDRDEVTAAVAAYNLSDFPDTTVEVGTAETTPLDGVDGVYLDPARRTGGQAASRRLHDPADWSPSLDFAFALAERMPVGVKLGPGLDRDLIPDSAEAQWVSVDGQLVEMGLWFGPLAREGVRRSALVLTGTGAAELTGPADSPDVGDRPLGGFLYEPDGAVIRARLIGALAERLEAGMVSPSIAYLTSDQLIETPFASAFRILERLPASEQALKKALRERGVGTLEIKKRGIDVDPATLRKRLGLRGERSATVVLTRVAGRHEALLVERPAPA, encoded by the coding sequence ATGGACTCCGCCGAGCTCGCACGACTGCTCACGCCGGAGGCTCTCCGACTCCTCGACGAGGTCGACGGATCCCGGCCCGTCGACGAGGTGAACCGGCTCCGCCGGGCCGGTCACAGCCCCGATCTCGTGGCGGCCGTCGTCTCGCAGGCCGCGCTCCGCGTGCGGGCCAGGGCGAAGTTCGGCCCCTTCGCCGACCGCATGCTGTTCACCCCCGCCGGCCTGGAGCAGGCCACCAGGCTGCGGGTCGCCGCACTCCACGCCGGGCGGTTCCGCGATGCGGGGCTCGGCAGGGTCGCCGACCTCGGCTGCGGCATCGGCTCGGATGCGCTGGCCCTGTCCGCGATCGACGTCGCCGTACGAGCGGTCGACCGCGATGAGGTCACGGCCGCGGTCGCGGCCTACAACCTCTCCGACTTCCCGGACACGACGGTGGAGGTCGGGACGGCCGAGACCACTCCTCTCGACGGCGTCGACGGGGTGTACCTCGATCCGGCCAGGCGGACGGGCGGTCAGGCGGCGTCGCGGCGGCTGCACGATCCCGCCGACTGGTCCCCGTCGCTCGACTTCGCGTTCGCCCTGGCCGAGCGGATGCCGGTGGGCGTCAAGCTCGGACCGGGCCTCGACCGCGACCTCATCCCCGACTCCGCCGAGGCGCAGTGGGTCTCGGTCGACGGCCAGCTGGTCGAGATGGGGCTGTGGTTCGGCCCCCTCGCCCGGGAGGGCGTCCGGCGATCCGCGCTCGTGCTCACCGGCACGGGAGCCGCGGAGCTGACCGGGCCCGCCGACAGCCCGGACGTCGGGGACCGTCCGCTCGGAGGGTTCCTCTACGAACCGGATGGCGCGGTGATCCGCGCCCGGCTCATCGGCGCACTGGCCGAGCGGCTCGAGGCCGGGATGGTCTCCCCCTCGATCGCCTACCTGACGTCGGACCAGCTGATCGAGACGCCCTTCGCGAGCGCGTTCCGCATCCTCGAGCGCCTCCCCGCCTCGGAGCAGGCGCTCAAGAAGGCGCTGCGCGAGCGGGGCGTCGGGACGCTCGAGATCAAGAAACGCGGGATCGACGTGGATCCGGCAACGCTGCGCAAGCGGCTCGGGCTGCGAGGTGAGCGGTCGGCGACCGTGGTGCTCACCCGCGTCGCCGGTCGGCACGAGGCCCTCCTGGTGGAGCGCCCCGCGCCGGCCTGA
- the groES gene encoding co-chaperone GroES, giving the protein MSVSIKPLEDRIVIKQVEAEQTTASGLVIPDTAKEKPQEGEVVAVGPGRIDDNGNRVPLDVAVGDKVIYSKYGGTEVKYAGEEFLVLSARDVLAVVVR; this is encoded by the coding sequence GTGTCGGTCTCCATCAAGCCGCTCGAAGATCGCATCGTCATCAAGCAGGTCGAGGCAGAGCAGACCACCGCTTCCGGTCTGGTCATCCCCGACACCGCCAAGGAGAAGCCCCAGGAGGGCGAGGTCGTCGCCGTGGGCCCCGGCCGCATCGACGACAACGGCAACCGTGTCCCGCTCGACGTCGCCGTCGGCGACAAGGTGATCTACTCCAAGTACGGCGGCACCGAGGTCAAGTACGCCGGCGAGGAGTTCCTCGTGCTCTCCGCCCGCGACGTGCTCGCGGTCGTCGTGCGCTGA